A DNA window from Acetobacter aceti NBRC 14818 contains the following coding sequences:
- a CDS encoding DUF736 domain-containing protein: protein MAQIGTFTRTADGFAGRLRTLALDVELTIVPATSSDAEHAPDYRVHLGDADAGPEIGAAWKRTGEKAGTYLSLVLDDPMLAQPIRANLFQSDRQGRAFHLVWSRPVKRDDRR, encoded by the coding sequence ATGGCCCAGATCGGCACTTTCACACGCACGGCTGACGGTTTCGCCGGTCGCCTGCGCACGCTCGCCCTCGACGTCGAACTGACGATCGTGCCGGCGACATCATCGGACGCCGAACACGCGCCCGACTATCGCGTCCATCTCGGTGACGCCGACGCCGGACCGGAGATCGGCGCTGCGTGGAAACGCACCGGCGAGAAGGCGGGTACGTATCTCTCGCTGGTTCTGGACGACCCCATGCTGGCGCAACCGATCCGCGCCAACCTGTTCCAGTCCGATCGTCAGGGGCGTGCCTTTCATCTGGTCTGGAGCCGTCCGGTGAAGCGCGATGACCGGCGGTAA
- a CDS encoding lytic transglycosylase domain-containing protein — MTGGKAARRLLGVVLPTVVSMTIPGHVAVADPYADMIAEAATRAQIPAAWIAAVLHAESRGDAHAVSSAGAMGLMQVMPGTWSSLRISLGLGDDPFDPHDNILAGATYLRWMRDRYGEAGFLAAYNAGPARYEDHLATGRPLPAETRNYVASVSARLALLAADDIAIGASATPSWQGSSLFPASLLRTSDASRPVERVHDPARSSDSRMTDWTALAPQSAGLFIASGHGEARR; from the coding sequence ATGACCGGCGGTAAGGCGGCGCGCCGGTTGCTCGGTGTCGTGCTTCCGACCGTCGTTTCCATGACAATACCGGGGCATGTCGCGGTCGCCGATCCATATGCCGATATGATCGCGGAAGCCGCCACACGCGCACAGATTCCGGCCGCATGGATTGCTGCCGTCCTGCACGCGGAGAGCCGAGGTGATGCGCATGCCGTGTCGTCGGCGGGCGCGATGGGGCTCATGCAGGTGATGCCCGGTACATGGTCGAGCCTGCGCATATCTCTCGGTCTCGGCGACGATCCGTTTGACCCGCACGACAACATTCTGGCTGGTGCGACCTATCTGCGCTGGATGCGGGACCGCTACGGCGAGGCGGGGTTTCTTGCCGCCTACAATGCCGGTCCCGCGCGCTATGAAGACCATCTGGCGACTGGCCGACCGTTGCCGGCCGAGACGCGGAATTACGTTGCGTCGGTCAGCGCGCGGCTGGCTCTCCTGGCTGCCGATGACATTGCGATCGGTGCTTCGGCGACACCATCCTGGCAGGGCTCTTCCCTCTTTCCGGCGTCGTTGCTGCGTACGAGCGATGCGTCCCGGCCTGTCGAAAGAGTGCATGATCCGGCACGTTCATCTGACTCCCGAATGACCGACTGGACGGCGCTCGCCCCGCAATCGGCCGGGCTGTTTATCGCATCCGGGCATGGGGAAGCACGTCGATGA
- a CDS encoding relaxase/mobilization nuclease domain-containing protein, with translation MTRDGARAHLFDAGSDEADSKAFAECCEDDRHHFRFIVSPEDAARMEDLRGFARELMQDMERDLGTKLDWVGVDHWNTDNPHVHILVRGMADDGKDLVISRAYISQGLRDRAAERVTLELGPRSEQEIRTALETEIGADRWTSLDRALQDLSDEGGGIVDLRPGVGAEDPELRRLLVGRATKLEGLGLAERVGVARWTLKPGLEATLRDLSIRGDIIRTMHRAMSGGGAEPDVAGFAIHGEKLADPVIGRLVERGLDDELKGSGYVVIAGTDGRTHHVRFPDLDLTGDARTGAIVETRSWEDAKGTQRLSLATRSDFTLAEQVTAPGATWLDRQLLAKDPALANAGFGSEVREAMVQRIGHLASEGLARRQGERVVFAPDLIGTLRQRDLDQAMAKLAVQTGLEHRPAKEGEIVSGVYRQRVNLSSGRFAMVDDGLGFQLVPWRPALEQKLGRQVSGTLSPGGAVDWNFGRKRGLGI, from the coding sequence GTGACCCGCGATGGTGCGAGGGCCCACCTATTCGATGCGGGGTCTGATGAGGCGGACAGCAAGGCCTTTGCCGAGTGCTGTGAAGACGACCGGCACCATTTCCGCTTTATCGTCTCGCCCGAGGATGCAGCGCGGATGGAGGATCTGCGGGGCTTCGCGCGGGAACTGATGCAGGACATGGAGCGCGACCTCGGCACAAAGCTGGACTGGGTCGGGGTCGATCACTGGAACACCGACAATCCGCACGTCCATATCCTGGTGCGCGGCATGGCCGATGACGGCAAGGATCTGGTGATCAGCCGGGCCTATATCAGCCAAGGGTTACGTGACCGCGCCGCGGAGCGGGTGACGCTGGAACTGGGTCCGCGCAGCGAGCAGGAAATCCGCACCGCCCTGGAGACCGAGATCGGCGCCGACCGCTGGACCAGCCTCGATCGCGCGTTGCAGGATCTCAGTGACGAGGGCGGCGGTATCGTCGATCTGCGGCCGGGCGTGGGTGCCGAAGACCCGGAACTGCGCCGCCTGCTGGTGGGCCGGGCGACCAAGCTGGAAGGGCTCGGCCTGGCCGAACGGGTCGGGGTGGCGCGCTGGACCCTGAAGCCTGGGCTGGAGGCGACGCTGCGCGATCTCTCCATCCGGGGCGACATCATCAGGACTATGCACCGCGCCATGTCCGGCGGCGGGGCGGAGCCCGATGTCGCGGGTTTTGCCATTCATGGCGAGAAGCTGGCCGATCCGGTCATCGGGCGGCTTGTCGAGCGCGGACTGGATGACGAACTCAAGGGTTCGGGCTACGTGGTGATCGCCGGCACCGATGGCCGCACGCATCATGTCCGTTTCCCTGATCTGGACCTGACCGGCGATGCCAGGACCGGTGCGATCGTTGAGACCCGGAGCTGGGAGGATGCCAAAGGCACGCAGCGCCTGTCGCTGGCGACGCGTTCGGACTTCACGCTGGCCGAGCAGGTGACGGCGCCCGGCGCGACCTGGCTCGATCGTCAGTTGCTCGCCAAGGATCCGGCGCTGGCCAATGCCGGCTTCGGCTCGGAGGTCCGCGAGGCGATGGTGCAGCGGATCGGTCATCTGGCGTCCGAGGGGCTGGCCCGGCGACAGGGCGAGCGCGTGGTGTTTGCGCCTGACCTGATTGGCACCCTGCGCCAGCGCGATCTCGATCAGGCGATGGCGAAGCTGGCGGTGCAGACCGGGTTGGAGCACCGACCTGCGAAGGAAGGCGAGATTGTCTCGGGGGTCTACCGCCAACGGGTCAACCTGTCCTCCGGCCGCTTCGCGATGGTCGATGACGGGCTGGGCTTCCAGCTTGTGCCGTGGCGGCCAGCGCTGGAGCAGAAGCTTGGACGGCAGGTTTCCGGCACGCTGTCGCCGGGCGGGGCGGTGGACTGGAATTTTGGTCGCAAGCGGGGGCTCGGGATTTGA
- a CDS encoding type II toxin-antitoxin system ParD family antitoxin produces the protein MSTIERMTITVPSEMAAILRQSVDGGEYASTSEVVREALREWMRRRDTDRRDLNALREAIRLGDESGSSIPAETVFAELRDVIARRRAQG, from the coding sequence ATGTCCACGATTGAACGTATGACCATCACCGTGCCGTCCGAAATGGCCGCGATCCTGCGCCAGTCCGTCGACGGTGGCGAATATGCCTCGACCAGCGAGGTGGTGCGCGAGGCATTGCGCGAATGGATGCGTCGTCGTGATACCGACCGCCGCGATCTCAATGCCCTGCGGGAGGCAATCCGGCTTGGTGATGAGAGCGGGTCGAGCATTCCGGCCGAGACCGTCTTTGCCGAATTGCGCGACGTGATCGCCCGCCGCCGCGCGCAGGGATGA
- a CDS encoding type II toxin-antitoxin system RelE/ParE family toxin, whose amino-acid sequence MKRLGFAPAARADLLEIALYIAEDNPERAMSFVAELEAKAAVAAEHPGSFPARDEISPGLRVIVHGRYLLFFRELVDEVRIVRVLHGARDLPQVFDS is encoded by the coding sequence ATGAAACGGCTCGGCTTCGCTCCGGCCGCGCGTGCCGACCTTCTGGAGATCGCGCTCTATATCGCCGAGGACAATCCCGAGCGGGCCATGAGCTTCGTTGCTGAACTGGAAGCGAAGGCCGCGGTCGCGGCAGAACATCCTGGGAGCTTTCCGGCGCGCGATGAGATCAGCCCCGGATTGAGGGTCATTGTTCACGGCCGTTATCTGCTGTTCTTCCGTGAACTGGTCGACGAGGTACGCATCGTCCGCGTGCTTCATGGCGCACGGGATTTGCCACAGGTATTTGACTCGTAA
- a CDS encoding conjugal transfer protein TraG, translating to MNQTKILWGSVFSVSTVILAFTWAATQWTAWRLGFQPQLGAPWVMLLGWPVYYPPEFFWWWFAYDAYAPDIFTTGGYIAGSGGIVAVIVAITMSVWRAREKKRATTYGSAHWADPREIRRAGLLAPDGVVLGRSADAYLRHDGPEHVLCFAPTRSGKGVGLVVPTLLTWPGSAIVHDIKGENWTLTAGWRSRFGRVLLFDPTNLASAAYNPLLEVRRGEREVRDVQNIADVLVDPEGALEKRNHWEKTSHALLVGTILHVLYAEEDKTLAGVANFLSDPKRAIETTLRAMMTTPHLGKKGVHPVVASSARELLNKSDNERSGVLSTAMSFLGLYRDPVVAHVTRRCDWRIRDLVAGTHPATLYLVVPPSDISRTKPLVRLVLNQIGRRLTEELEAKRRHRLLLMLDEFPALGRLDFFESALAFMAGYGIKSFLIGQSLNQIEKAYGQSNSILDNCHVRVSFATNDERTAKRVSDALGTATEIRDAKNYAGHRLSPWLGHLMVTRHETARPLLTPGEIMQLPPDEELVLVSGCPPIRARKARYFEDAELAARILPPPRFEPPSAPEGTPPIGPQPQGDWADVVQPPPAGNADDDPANAGIRREPELPEQEEVVQAPRKPVHEFDPPEDEPEDDATRAQTLRRGEQVLARQVSLDPGDRMGL from the coding sequence ATGAACCAGACCAAGATCCTCTGGGGATCGGTGTTTTCCGTCAGCACCGTGATCCTCGCCTTCACGTGGGCTGCCACCCAGTGGACCGCTTGGCGGCTCGGCTTCCAGCCGCAGCTCGGCGCGCCGTGGGTCATGCTGCTCGGCTGGCCGGTCTATTATCCGCCGGAGTTCTTCTGGTGGTGGTTCGCCTATGACGCCTACGCCCCGGATATCTTCACCACCGGCGGTTACATCGCGGGGTCGGGAGGGATTGTCGCCGTCATCGTCGCGATCACGATGTCCGTCTGGCGTGCCCGCGAGAAAAAGCGTGCCACAACCTATGGCTCGGCACATTGGGCCGATCCGCGTGAGATCCGTCGGGCGGGGCTGCTCGCACCCGATGGCGTGGTGCTGGGCCGCTCGGCCGATGCCTATCTCCGTCATGACGGACCGGAGCATGTGCTGTGCTTTGCGCCGACCCGCTCGGGCAAGGGCGTCGGGCTGGTTGTGCCGACGCTGCTGACCTGGCCGGGCTCCGCCATCGTCCATGACATCAAGGGTGAGAACTGGACGCTGACCGCCGGCTGGCGCTCCCGCTTCGGCCGGGTGCTGCTGTTCGATCCGACCAATCTCGCCAGCGCCGCTTACAATCCGTTGCTGGAGGTCCGGCGCGGCGAACGTGAGGTCCGCGACGTGCAGAACATTGCCGACGTGCTGGTCGATCCCGAGGGCGCCCTTGAGAAGCGGAACCACTGGGAGAAGACCAGCCATGCCCTGCTCGTCGGTACCATCCTGCATGTGCTTTACGCCGAGGAGGACAAGACCCTGGCCGGGGTGGCTAATTTCCTCTCCGACCCCAAACGGGCGATCGAAACGACGCTGCGCGCCATGATGACCACGCCGCATCTTGGCAAAAAAGGTGTCCATCCGGTGGTTGCCAGTTCGGCGCGGGAGCTGCTCAACAAGAGCGATAATGAACGTTCGGGTGTGCTCTCCACCGCAATGTCGTTTCTCGGTCTGTATCGCGATCCGGTGGTGGCGCATGTGACCCGTCGCTGTGACTGGCGGATCCGCGACCTTGTCGCCGGCACCCATCCGGCGACGCTGTATCTGGTGGTGCCGCCCTCGGATATCAGCCGCACCAAACCTCTGGTCCGTCTGGTGCTGAATCAGATCGGCCGCCGGCTGACCGAGGAACTGGAGGCGAAGCGGCGTCATCGCCTGCTGCTGATGCTCGATGAATTCCCGGCGCTGGGACGGCTGGATTTCTTCGAGAGCGCGCTGGCCTTTATGGCGGGCTACGGGATCAAGAGCTTCCTGATCGGCCAGAGCCTGAACCAGATCGAGAAAGCCTACGGGCAGAGCAACAGCATTCTGGACAACTGCCATGTCCGGGTCAGTTTCGCGACCAACGACGAGCGGACAGCCAAGCGGGTTTCCGATGCGCTCGGCACCGCGACGGAGATCCGTGACGCGAAGAACTATGCCGGCCACCGGCTCTCGCCGTGGCTCGGGCATCTGATGGTGACACGGCACGAAACGGCGCGGCCTTTGCTGACGCCGGGCGAGATCATGCAGCTTCCTCCGGACGAGGAACTGGTGCTGGTGTCCGGCTGCCCGCCGATCCGGGCGCGCAAGGCACGGTATTTTGAGGATGCTGAACTCGCCGCGCGCATCCTGCCGCCACCCCGGTTCGAGCCACCTTCGGCCCCCGAAGGCACGCCGCCCATCGGACCGCAGCCGCAAGGGGACTGGGCTGATGTGGTCCAGCCGCCGCCTGCCGGCAATGCGGATGATGATCCCGCCAATGCCGGCATCCGCCGTGAGCCGGAACTACCGGAACAGGAAGAGGTGGTGCAGGCACCGAGGAAGCCGGTGCATGAATTTGATCCGCCGGAGGATGAGCCCGAGGACGATGCCACACGAGCGCAGACCCTACGCCGCGGTGAGCAGGTTCTCGCGCGTCAGGTCTCGCTCGATCCTGGCGACAGGATGGGGCTGTGA
- a CDS encoding FitA-like ribbon-helix-helix domain-containing protein, translated as MNLSIKNTPEDLVQKLRVRAERHHRSLQGELMAIIEAAVAHEPEQSVFGVLAEIRMMGVATPSESTEMVRHDRDARA; from the coding sequence ATGAATCTTTCGATCAAGAACACCCCGGAAGACCTTGTCCAGAAGCTCCGGGTGCGTGCTGAACGCCATCATCGGTCTCTTCAGGGTGAGCTTATGGCCATCATCGAAGCCGCCGTGGCCCATGAACCAGAACAATCGGTGTTCGGCGTCCTTGCTGAAATCCGGATGATGGGAGTCGCCACCCCCTCAGAATCGACAGAGATGGTGCGTCATGATCGTGATGCTCGCGCGTAA
- a CDS encoding type II toxin-antitoxin system VapC family toxin yields the protein MIDTSVVAALLFGEPEGEEAAALMNDCKLAAPPLLQFELANVCLIKCRRHPEQRDKLLSAFNLRKQLGIREIAVNQGEVVLVAEKTGLTAYDASYLWLARVLDAEIVTFDRKLREAAAMAGTR from the coding sequence GTGATTGATACATCGGTTGTCGCAGCGCTCCTTTTCGGGGAGCCGGAAGGTGAAGAGGCTGCGGCGCTTATGAATGACTGCAAACTCGCAGCGCCTCCGTTGCTACAGTTTGAACTGGCGAATGTCTGCCTGATCAAGTGTCGCCGCCATCCTGAACAGCGTGATAAACTGCTTTCAGCGTTCAATTTACGAAAGCAACTCGGGATCCGAGAAATCGCAGTGAATCAGGGTGAGGTCGTTCTGGTTGCCGAAAAGACCGGACTGACCGCCTACGACGCAAGTTATCTCTGGCTAGCCCGCGTTCTGGATGCAGAGATTGTCACTTTTGACCGCAAACTTCGCGAAGCCGCAGCAATGGCCGGAACGCGCTGA
- a CDS encoding protein NO VEIN domain-containing protein: MEFGQLQPSAHVRGLDTGGIAEIIQVRSFGPDALNLVFRVNGKIGERLLYRGDEIPFELVQPGRAYAFDADGTLLRLVSEAWRLRLAHLFDPYLAITLSRIEALPHQITAVYGAMLPRQPLRFLLADDPGAGKTVMAGLLIKELLIRGDLERCLIVAPGSLVEQWQEELAEKFALSFDLLTRDQVENSVTGNPFAERNRFILRLDMAARSDALQARLEAAPEWDLVICDEAHRMSASYFGGEVKETRRYKLGKLLGARTRNLLLMSATPHNGKEADFQLFMGLLDSDRFEGRFREGVRKADVSDMMRRLTKEELFRFDETPLFPARYAYTVAYALSAAEADLYQAVTSYVREEMNRADRIGDGQRQGNVGFALQILQRRLASSAAAIHRSLERRRKRLEARLREERLHRDSILRHHIPSDDLDDLDEATATETEDMENTIADRATAAATVAELEAEILILRDIEEQALRLKLSGEDTKWRQLEAILDDPIMVDPYTGARRKLLIFTEPKDTLEYLRDRIAARTGEPDSVVVIHGGITREARRAAVAAFNSDPAVRVMIANDAAGEGVNLQRGAHLMVNYDLPWNPNRIEQRFGRIHRIGQTEICHLWNLCAANTREGEVYQRLLDKLEEARAALGGKVYDVLGDLFEGNALRDLLVEAVRYGDRPEIRARLFQSVENAVDVDAINRLVEERKLTSEGMAATSVAAIRDQMERAEAMRLQPHFVGAFFREAFSLLGGRMSERETGRFEVMRVPSALKHRDRLIGRGDPVLDRYARVVFDKSLIAGRPQAELLAPGHPLFEATLDLTLERFRPLLQQGAILIDEADESAEPRLLAYLEHAIRDGRSTSSGEPRVISQRLQFVYLGEDGSAQDGGPAPYLDTRPATEAERAALSDIAQASWLSGQVEERAITYAIAHLVPAHLQEVRTRRLPEINKIEHEVRARLTREINYWDARAARLREEERAGKDQRINASNAEATAQRLTDRLYKRQTELDRERQISPLSPVLRGAALIIPRGLLEQRNALPVTPMAFSEDPIARAEIERHAMQAVIAAERALGNDPRDVSAEKKGWDIESRDGATGHLRFIEVKGRHADGTHIIVTKNELLASLNSPDAYILAVVRVEDGFAHAPVYVRRFCHREPGFGETAVVFDIDDLLGQGAPPS, translated from the coding sequence ATGGAGTTCGGACAACTCCAGCCTAGCGCCCATGTTCGTGGCCTTGATACTGGCGGAATAGCTGAAATCATTCAGGTGCGAAGTTTCGGACCTGATGCGCTCAATCTTGTTTTTCGGGTCAATGGAAAAATCGGCGAACGGTTGCTGTATCGAGGCGATGAGATTCCGTTCGAGCTTGTCCAGCCCGGTCGAGCCTATGCGTTCGATGCGGACGGTACACTCCTGCGACTTGTGTCGGAAGCGTGGCGTCTGCGTCTTGCACATCTGTTTGACCCCTATCTGGCGATTACTTTGTCACGTATTGAGGCGCTCCCGCACCAGATTACCGCCGTTTATGGCGCGATGCTGCCGCGCCAGCCGCTGCGTTTCCTGCTTGCGGACGATCCGGGCGCTGGCAAGACCGTCATGGCGGGCCTGCTGATCAAGGAACTGCTGATCCGGGGGGATCTGGAACGCTGTCTGATTGTTGCGCCGGGCAGTCTGGTCGAGCAATGGCAGGAAGAACTCGCGGAAAAGTTTGCCCTCTCGTTTGATCTTCTGACGCGTGATCAGGTTGAAAACTCTGTCACGGGAAATCCTTTTGCGGAGCGTAACCGCTTTATTCTTCGCCTCGACATGGCAGCTCGTTCTGATGCCCTGCAGGCACGTCTGGAAGCTGCGCCTGAGTGGGATCTCGTGATTTGTGACGAGGCGCACCGCATGTCCGCTTCCTATTTTGGCGGGGAGGTAAAAGAGACAAGACGCTACAAACTTGGGAAGCTTCTCGGCGCGCGTACACGTAATCTGCTTCTGATGTCGGCAACGCCCCACAATGGCAAGGAAGCCGATTTCCAGCTTTTCATGGGTCTTCTGGATTCCGACCGTTTCGAAGGACGGTTCCGTGAGGGCGTACGGAAAGCGGACGTCTCAGACATGATGCGCCGCTTGACGAAGGAAGAGCTGTTTCGCTTTGATGAAACACCACTTTTTCCGGCGCGTTACGCCTACACCGTCGCCTACGCACTCTCTGCGGCTGAAGCTGATCTTTATCAGGCCGTTACCTCTTACGTTCGCGAGGAAATGAACCGTGCCGACAGAATCGGAGACGGTCAAAGGCAGGGCAATGTCGGTTTTGCTCTCCAGATTCTTCAGAGACGCCTGGCCTCATCCGCCGCTGCAATACACCGCTCGCTGGAGCGACGCCGTAAACGGTTGGAAGCCCGGCTCCGTGAGGAACGGCTCCATCGGGACAGCATCCTGCGCCACCACATACCGTCAGATGATCTCGACGATCTGGATGAGGCGACGGCAACCGAAACGGAAGATATGGAGAATACGATCGCCGATAGGGCCACCGCTGCGGCTACAGTTGCGGAACTTGAAGCCGAAATTCTGATTCTGCGTGACATTGAAGAGCAGGCTCTGCGTCTCAAGCTGTCCGGTGAGGACACAAAATGGCGCCAGCTTGAGGCCATTCTTGACGATCCGATCATGGTTGATCCGTATACTGGCGCCCGACGCAAGCTTCTGATCTTTACCGAACCCAAGGACACGCTGGAATATCTCCGTGACAGGATAGCCGCCCGTACTGGAGAACCTGACTCCGTTGTCGTAATTCATGGCGGGATCACACGCGAGGCAAGACGTGCAGCCGTGGCTGCCTTCAATTCTGATCCGGCGGTGCGGGTCATGATCGCCAACGATGCTGCCGGTGAAGGCGTCAATCTCCAGCGTGGCGCTCATCTGATGGTCAATTATGACCTGCCCTGGAATCCCAACCGGATTGAGCAACGGTTTGGACGCATCCATCGTATCGGTCAGACAGAAATCTGCCACTTATGGAACCTCTGTGCTGCCAATACACGCGAGGGCGAAGTCTATCAGCGTCTTCTCGACAAGCTGGAAGAAGCCCGGGCCGCGCTTGGTGGCAAGGTGTACGACGTGCTGGGTGACCTCTTCGAGGGCAACGCCTTGCGCGATCTTTTGGTTGAGGCAGTCCGTTACGGGGACCGGCCTGAAATCCGTGCACGTCTGTTCCAATCGGTGGAAAATGCTGTCGATGTAGACGCCATCAACAGGCTGGTCGAAGAACGAAAACTCACATCCGAGGGTATGGCCGCAACCTCAGTCGCCGCTATCCGCGACCAGATGGAACGTGCCGAGGCCATGCGCCTGCAGCCCCATTTTGTCGGCGCTTTTTTTCGTGAGGCTTTTTCCCTTCTCGGTGGCCGGATGTCTGAACGCGAGACCGGTCGTTTTGAAGTCATGCGTGTCCCTTCCGCGCTCAAGCACCGCGACCGCCTTATTGGACGGGGTGACCCGGTTCTGGATCGCTATGCACGGGTTGTGTTCGATAAAAGCCTGATCGCAGGTCGTCCACAGGCCGAACTGCTCGCTCCCGGTCATCCGCTCTTCGAGGCCACCCTCGACCTTACGTTGGAACGCTTCCGTCCACTTCTTCAACAGGGCGCAATCCTCATTGATGAGGCCGATGAAAGCGCAGAACCGCGCCTTCTAGCCTATCTCGAACATGCTATCCGCGATGGGCGCTCCACTTCGTCCGGCGAACCCCGTGTAATTTCCCAGCGCCTGCAATTCGTCTATCTGGGCGAGGACGGCTCGGCGCAGGATGGTGGCCCGGCGCCCTATCTGGACACGCGCCCAGCGACCGAGGCCGAACGTGCGGCTCTCAGCGATATCGCACAGGCTTCCTGGCTTTCGGGCCAGGTCGAAGAACGCGCCATCACCTATGCCATAGCCCATCTCGTGCCAGCCCATTTACAGGAAGTGCGGACGCGCCGCCTGCCGGAAATCAACAAGATCGAGCATGAGGTGCGCGCCCGCCTGACCCGCGAAATCAACTACTGGGACGCCCGTGCAGCCCGCCTGCGCGAAGAGGAACGGGCAGGTAAGGATCAGCGCATCAACGCCTCCAATGCGGAAGCGACAGCCCAGCGCCTGACAGACCGTCTCTATAAACGACAGACGGAACTGGATCGGGAACGTCAGATCAGCCCGCTTTCTCCGGTCCTCCGGGGGGCTGCCTTGATTATCCCCCGTGGCCTGCTGGAGCAGCGAAATGCGCTTCCGGTCACGCCGATGGCGTTCTCGGAAGACCCGATCGCCCGTGCCGAGATCGAACGTCATGCGATGCAGGCCGTGATCGCAGCGGAGCGCGCACTTGGCAACGATCCGCGTGACGTGTCAGCCGAGAAGAAAGGCTGGGACATTGAAAGTCGGGATGGAGCAACCGGCCACCTCCGGTTCATTGAGGTCAAGGGCCGTCATGCTGACGGAACCCATATCATCGTGACCAAGAACGAGCTGCTCGCCTCGCTCAACAGCCCGGACGCCTACATCCTTGCCGTGGTGCGCGTGGAGGACGGTTTTGCCCACGCACCGGTGTATGTCCGCCGCTTTTGCCACCGTGAGCCCGGCTTCGGGGAGACCGCTGTCGTGTTCGATATAGACGATCTTCTGGGACAGGGCGCACCGCCCTCCTGA